From Gammaproteobacteria bacterium, the proteins below share one genomic window:
- a CDS encoding TlpA disulfide reductase family protein, giving the protein MLTVLLLTANAQAEPVEFELLDMKGAKHKLSDYRGKWVVVNYWATWCPPCLTEIPELVDFHEDHKDRDAVVLGINFEDISLNGLKQFSEEYFMNYPVLRTSPGPASELGPIPGLPTTYMVSPSGEVVARQVGPVTAKLINDFIAQQSEQSAAQQADQQPEQQPEQQQEQQVP; this is encoded by the coding sequence TTGCTGACCGTACTGCTGCTGACCGCCAATGCCCAGGCCGAACCTGTCGAGTTTGAGCTGCTCGACATGAAGGGGGCGAAACACAAATTATCGGACTACCGCGGAAAATGGGTGGTGGTGAATTACTGGGCGACCTGGTGCCCCCCTTGCCTTACGGAGATCCCGGAGCTGGTGGATTTTCATGAAGACCACAAAGACCGAGATGCCGTGGTGCTGGGAATCAATTTTGAGGATATCAGTCTCAATGGTCTGAAACAGTTCTCCGAGGAATACTTTATGAATTACCCTGTGCTGCGCACCAGTCCGGGCCCCGCGTCCGAACTTGGGCCCATCCCCGGCCTGCCGACCACCTATATGGTGTCGCCATCGGGTGAGGTGGTTGCCCGTCAGGTGGGGCCTGTGACGGCAAAGCTGATTAATGATTTCATTGCCCAGCAATCGGAACAATCCGCTGCACAACAAGCGGATCAACAACCGGAACAACAGCCAGAGCAACAACAGGAGCAGCAAGTGCCGTAA
- a CDS encoding thioredoxin family protein, with product MKLLYCRYCLMLLLSVAGMLAWTGSVQAAVGKDPYTYFFHSTWGQFPEELEKARAEGKKGILLFFELDECPFCHRMKTQVLNQPEVQAFFREHFLNFHIDIEGDVEMTDFDGQVTTQKVFSAKDNRVRATPVFAFYDLEGKQIVRYTGATSGVDEFLLLGDYVTQGIYKQMPFTKYKRQQAKAASQAQ from the coding sequence ATGAAACTTCTATACTGTCGTTATTGCCTGATGCTGCTCCTGTCGGTGGCCGGGATGTTGGCCTGGACGGGTTCCGTACAGGCGGCCGTCGGCAAGGATCCCTATACCTATTTCTTTCATAGCACCTGGGGGCAGTTTCCGGAGGAACTGGAAAAGGCCCGTGCCGAGGGCAAGAAGGGAATCTTACTGTTCTTTGAGCTGGACGAATGTCCGTTCTGCCATCGCATGAAGACCCAGGTGCTGAATCAGCCCGAGGTGCAGGCCTTTTTTCGCGAGCATTTCCTGAACTTCCATATCGATATCGAAGGTGACGTGGAAATGACCGATTTCGATGGTCAGGTCACCACGCAAAAGGTGTTTTCCGCGAAGGATAACCGCGTACGGGCCACCCCCGTGTTCGCCTTTTATGATCTCGAGGGTAAGCAAATTGTGCGTTATACCGGGGCAACCTCGGGGGTGGATGAGTTCCTGTTGCTGGGTGACTACGTGACCCAGGGAATCTATAAACAGATGCCCTTCACCAAATATAAACGGCAGCAGGCCAAGGCCGCGTCACAGGCGCAATGA
- a CDS encoding efflux RND transporter periplasmic adaptor subunit — translation MIPAVPFSTTPPQHTATRKKSHRWRYALLLMLGPIFSGVVNAEELEATVLWANKTPLGTPTSGVVVAVNAGVGDFVKRGSVLMSLDRRSQQADVLAQRAALKRAENDLAEAGRELQRTQELYDRTLLSNHELEVAVIQRDAAEANLQMTRASLLQAELDLEYATLTAPFDAWVISRDVAVGQTIVSRLQATPLFELAEAGAMLARTAVSAKRLSSLQKGSKATVSVAGKSYTGQVAHIALEPIAPGATEYAVDVMFASGKTLLRAGLPAKVSF, via the coding sequence ATGATACCCGCCGTCCCTTTTTCGACCACGCCACCGCAGCACACCGCCACTCGTAAAAAGAGTCACCGCTGGCGTTATGCCTTGCTGCTGATGCTGGGCCCGATCTTTTCAGGCGTGGTGAATGCGGAAGAGCTGGAGGCAACGGTGTTGTGGGCCAATAAGACCCCGCTGGGCACGCCGACATCCGGTGTGGTGGTGGCGGTGAATGCCGGTGTCGGCGACTTTGTGAAACGCGGCAGCGTCCTGATGAGCCTCGATCGTCGAAGTCAGCAGGCCGACGTGCTGGCCCAGCGGGCGGCGCTCAAGCGGGCGGAAAATGATCTGGCGGAGGCCGGGCGTGAACTGCAGCGCACACAGGAACTGTACGATCGCACCCTGCTGTCGAACCATGAGCTGGAGGTCGCGGTCATCCAGCGCGATGCCGCCGAGGCCAACCTGCAGATGACCAGGGCCAGCCTGCTGCAGGCTGAGCTGGATCTGGAATACGCAACTCTAACGGCTCCATTTGACGCCTGGGTCATCAGCCGCGACGTTGCGGTCGGGCAGACCATCGTCAGCCGCCTGCAGGCGACACCGCTGTTCGAGCTGGCCGAGGCCGGCGCCATGCTGGCGCGCACCGCGGTATCGGCCAAACGCCTGTCTTCGCTGCAAAAGGGGAGTAAGGCGACGGTGAGCGTGGCCGGAAAATCCTATACGGGGCAGGTGGCGCATATTGCGCTGGAGCCCATAGCACCGGGCGCCACAGAATATGCGGTCGACGTGATGTTTGCTTCGGGCAAAACCCTGCTGCGTGCGGGCCTGCCGGCGAAGGTGAGTTTTTAG
- a CDS encoding proline--tRNA ligase — protein sequence MRTSQFLLATEKETPADAEIISHQLMLRAGMIRKLAAGLYTWLPMGLRVLRKVEGIVREEMDRAGAQELLMPAVQPAELWQESGRWEQYGGELLRLRDRHQREFCFGPTHEEVITDLCRRELRSYKQLPANFYQIQTKFRDETRPRFGVMRAREFLMKDAYSFHATEASLQETYEVMFAAYSNIFTRLGLEFRPVQADTGSIGGNASHEFHVLAESGEDAIAFSSESDYAANVELAEALAPAGERPAPTAELTLVETPKAKTIDELVSQFALPIEKTVKTLVVHASEGAECPLLALLVRGDHELNAIKAEKLPQVASPLEFASEEAIRAAIGAGPGSLGPMNLPIPCLADRSVAAMSDFSAGANIDDRHYFGINWQRDLPLPEVADLRSVVEGDPSPDGHGTLSIKRGIEVGHIFQLGQKYAEAMKATVLDENGKATVMTMGCYGIGVSRVVAAAIEQNNDERGIVWPAAIAPFQVALVPMNLHKSQRVREAAEQLYTELRAAGFEVLLDDRKERPGVMFADMELVGIPHRLVLGERGLDAGSIEYKGRSDADSQDVELAAVIHFLKEKSTPST from the coding sequence ATGCGCACATCCCAGTTCCTGCTCGCCACCGAAAAAGAGACCCCTGCCGATGCAGAGATCATTAGTCACCAGTTAATGCTGCGCGCAGGCATGATCCGCAAGCTGGCCGCCGGCCTGTACACCTGGCTGCCGATGGGGCTGCGGGTGCTACGCAAAGTGGAAGGCATCGTGCGCGAGGAGATGGATCGCGCCGGCGCGCAGGAGCTGCTGATGCCCGCCGTGCAACCGGCCGAGCTATGGCAGGAATCGGGGCGCTGGGAACAGTATGGCGGCGAGCTGCTGCGCCTGCGCGACCGTCACCAGCGCGAATTCTGTTTCGGCCCCACCCACGAAGAGGTCATCACCGATCTCTGTCGCCGTGAACTGCGCAGCTACAAACAACTGCCCGCCAATTTTTACCAGATCCAGACCAAGTTTCGCGACGAGACCCGACCGCGCTTCGGGGTGATGCGGGCCCGCGAATTCCTGATGAAGGACGCCTACTCCTTCCATGCCACCGAGGCCTCGTTGCAGGAGACCTATGAGGTCATGTTCGCCGCCTATAGCAATATCTTCACCCGGCTGGGGCTGGAATTCCGTCCCGTACAGGCGGACACCGGCTCCATCGGCGGCAACGCCTCACATGAATTCCATGTGCTGGCGGAGTCCGGCGAGGATGCTATTGCCTTCTCCAGCGAGAGCGATTACGCGGCTAATGTGGAGCTGGCCGAGGCCCTGGCCCCGGCCGGTGAGCGTCCGGCCCCCACGGCCGAGCTGACCCTGGTGGAGACCCCCAAGGCCAAAACCATCGACGAGCTGGTGAGCCAGTTTGCCCTGCCCATCGAGAAAACCGTCAAGACCCTGGTGGTGCATGCCAGCGAGGGCGCCGAGTGCCCGCTGCTGGCCCTGCTGGTGCGCGGCGACCACGAGCTCAACGCCATCAAGGCGGAAAAACTGCCGCAGGTTGCCAGCCCCCTGGAGTTCGCCAGCGAGGAAGCCATCCGCGCCGCCATCGGCGCCGGCCCGGGCTCGCTGGGCCCGATGAACCTGCCGATCCCCTGCCTCGCCGACCGCAGCGTGGCGGCCATGAGCGACTTCAGCGCCGGCGCCAACATCGATGACCGCCACTATTTCGGCATCAACTGGCAACGCGACCTGCCCCTGCCCGAGGTCGCCGACCTGCGCAGCGTGGTCGAGGGTGATCCCAGCCCCGACGGTCATGGCACGCTCTCCATCAAGCGCGGCATCGAGGTAGGTCACATCTTCCAGTTAGGCCAGAAATACGCCGAGGCCATGAAGGCCACGGTGCTGGATGAAAATGGCAAGGCCACGGTGATGACCATGGGCTGTTACGGTATCGGCGTATCCCGTGTGGTGGCCGCTGCTATCGAGCAGAACAACGATGAGCGGGGCATCGTCTGGCCCGCGGCCATTGCCCCCTTTCAGGTGGCCCTGGTGCCGATGAACCTGCACAAGTCACAACGGGTGCGTGAGGCCGCGGAGCAGCTATACACCGAACTGCGGGCCGCCGGCTTTGAGGTGCTGCTGGATGATCGCAAGGAACGCCCTGGGGTGATGTTTGCCGATATGGAGCTGGTGGGCATTCCCCATCGCCTGGTACTGGGCGAGCGTGGGCTGGATGCCGGCAGCATCGAATACAAGGGCCGCAGCGACGCCGACAGCCAGGATGTCGAGCTCGCCGCTGTGATCCATTTCCTCAAGGAAAAGAGCACTCCGTCGACATAA
- a CDS encoding acylphosphatase, whose translation MACLRCTVSGHVQGVFYRASARHEAERRGISGYARNLEDGSVEVLACADKTALDELCAWLAKGPPQASVTRVSCVPVDCAFTPGFSVE comes from the coding sequence GTGGCGTGTCTGCGCTGTACGGTATCCGGCCATGTGCAGGGTGTGTTTTATCGCGCCTCTGCCCGGCATGAGGCCGAACGGCGCGGTATTTCTGGTTATGCCCGGAATCTGGAGGATGGTTCGGTCGAGGTGCTGGCCTGCGCTGATAAAACCGCACTGGATGAGCTGTGCGCCTGGCTGGCCAAGGGTCCACCACAGGCAAGCGTCACCCGCGTGAGTTGTGTGCCGGTAGATTGTGCCTTTACGCCAGGCTTCAGTGTGGAGTAA
- a CDS encoding TolC family protein produces MSLLYGVARKAVSDSVNGCCRRPAGILLALLCLPFIAQAAEPEDWPDILSLDYALSQASHEHPQLQIAVARIDQQRASVAATEAQTGLQSGIAARLRWVEPPAIAPDQSQDDHSLSLYVDKVLYDFGRSAAQLAAGEAATLSVEQRYREAENRHRLAILAAYFDVLLADQAYARDNEDMSMFYVRADRASQRNELGQLSDIELLEQRSQYQESRVRRYRSSVAQRTTRAQLANVLNRPGRLPRDLEEPKLDILQRAIPDDTQAWLSEAEENNPLLAAYRLRVEAATAQLDAASASDNPTLLGSAEVSRYSRELGSNDNWRAGVSVDVPLTTGGRSQAERAKRRAEVAAARAELEQQRRDIRQAIMETWGELQSLKVTRDQVQAETEFRDLYLDRSRALYEMEVKSDLGDAMVKTTAARYQMMKTDLMMGLAWARLEALLGRTVFAEHSATPSAVSSAQVEKNP; encoded by the coding sequence ATGAGCTTGCTGTATGGTGTTGCGCGCAAGGCGGTGAGCGATAGCGTTAACGGCTGCTGCCGCCGGCCCGCCGGCATTCTGCTGGCGCTGTTGTGTCTGCCGTTCATCGCGCAGGCCGCTGAGCCAGAGGACTGGCCCGACATATTAAGCCTTGACTACGCACTGTCCCAGGCCTCTCATGAACACCCACAACTGCAAATAGCGGTCGCCCGGATTGACCAGCAGCGCGCCTCTGTGGCTGCGACCGAGGCACAGACCGGCCTGCAGAGCGGGATTGCTGCACGCCTGCGCTGGGTTGAGCCTCCCGCCATCGCCCCGGATCAGTCGCAGGATGATCACAGCCTCAGTCTTTATGTCGATAAGGTGCTGTATGACTTCGGGCGTAGTGCGGCGCAGCTGGCGGCGGGCGAGGCTGCGACGCTGAGCGTTGAGCAGCGTTATCGGGAGGCCGAAAATCGTCATCGGCTGGCGATTCTGGCCGCCTATTTTGATGTGCTGCTGGCCGACCAGGCCTATGCGCGTGACAACGAGGATATGTCGATGTTCTATGTGCGTGCCGATCGCGCCAGTCAGCGCAATGAGCTGGGCCAGTTGTCGGACATCGAGTTGCTGGAGCAGCGCAGTCAGTATCAGGAGTCGCGGGTGCGACGTTATCGCAGCAGCGTGGCACAGCGCACAACCCGTGCCCAGCTGGCGAATGTGCTGAACCGCCCGGGCCGGTTGCCGCGTGATCTGGAGGAGCCGAAGCTGGATATCCTGCAGCGTGCCATTCCGGACGATACCCAGGCCTGGCTGTCCGAGGCCGAGGAAAATAATCCGCTGTTAGCGGCCTATCGGCTGCGTGTGGAGGCGGCGACGGCACAGTTGGATGCCGCCAGCGCCAGCGATAATCCGACCCTGCTGGGCAGCGCCGAGGTGTCGCGTTATTCCCGGGAACTGGGCTCAAACGACAACTGGCGTGCGGGGGTGTCGGTGGACGTGCCCTTGACCACGGGTGGGCGCAGTCAGGCCGAGCGCGCCAAACGCCGTGCCGAAGTGGCGGCCGCCCGTGCCGAGCTGGAGCAGCAGCGGCGGGACATCCGTCAGGCCATCATGGAGACCTGGGGCGAGTTGCAGTCATTAAAGGTGACGCGTGATCAGGTACAGGCCGAGACCGAGTTTCGTGATCTCTATCTGGACCGCAGCCGCGCGCTGTATGAAATGGAAGTGAAGTCTGATCTGGGTGATGCGATGGTCAAAACCACCGCCGCGCGTTACCAGATGATGAAAACGGATCTTATGATGGGCCTGGCCTGGGCGCGACTGGAAGCCCTGTTGGGCCGAACGGTGTTTGCCGAACATTCCGCTACCCCATCTGCTGTGTCATCAGCTCAAGTGGAGAAAAACCCATGA
- a CDS encoding lytic transglycosylase domain-containing protein: MPFLPSSPSCHIAPQALLVLALTLVPGLSPAATQERPDANLREVLEKAIGESDSFSDRFEAEVWLMDMSTRLKSRVPDDAERLELLKNIHYEATRAELAPELVLAVINVESNFNRWAISRVGAQGLMQIMPFWLKEIPQAGDNLFDTRTNLRFGCTILKHYLQREKGDFQRALARYNGSLGKEWYPNRVFNTLRDRWFRSR; this comes from the coding sequence ATGCCCTTTCTGCCCTCCTCTCCGTCATGCCACATCGCCCCACAGGCGTTGCTAGTGTTGGCGCTGACGCTGGTCCCAGGCCTCTCGCCGGCGGCCACCCAGGAGCGGCCCGACGCCAACCTGCGGGAGGTGCTGGAAAAGGCCATCGGCGAATCCGACAGCTTCAGCGACCGCTTCGAGGCCGAGGTCTGGCTGATGGATATGTCCACCCGGCTCAAGTCGCGGGTGCCGGATGACGCCGAACGGCTCGAGCTGCTGAAGAATATTCACTATGAGGCCACGCGGGCCGAGCTGGCCCCGGAGCTGGTACTGGCGGTCATCAACGTCGAGAGTAACTTCAACCGTTGGGCCATCTCCCGGGTCGGCGCCCAGGGCCTGATGCAGATCATGCCTTTCTGGCTCAAGGAGATCCCCCAGGCCGGCGACAACCTGTTCGACACCCGCACCAATCTGCGCTTTGGCTGCACCATCCTCAAACACTACCTGCAACGGGAGAAAGGCGATTTCCAGCGCGCCCTGGCCCGCTACAACGGCAGCCTCGGCAAGGAATGGTATCCCAACCGCGTATTCAATACCCTGCGCGACCGCTGGTTCCGATCCCGTTAG
- a CDS encoding cupin domain-containing protein gives MEHSLKTRYQAATPYVTRDGSVIRELLHPAQHAAALGAERQSLAEATVTAGQSTSLHRHHRSEELYHITAGHGLMTLAAESFAVCAGDTVCIPPGTPHRIENTGDVELKILCCCAPAYAHEDTELLE, from the coding sequence ATGGAGCATAGCTTGAAAACGCGCTATCAGGCGGCCACTCCCTACGTGACCCGGGACGGTTCCGTTATCCGCGAGCTGCTGCACCCCGCGCAGCATGCCGCCGCGCTGGGCGCGGAGCGGCAGAGCCTGGCGGAGGCGACGGTGACGGCCGGCCAGTCGACCAGCCTGCATCGGCACCATCGCAGTGAAGAGCTCTATCATATTACCGCCGGCCATGGCCTGATGACCCTGGCGGCGGAAAGCTTTGCGGTTTGTGCGGGCGATACGGTCTGTATCCCGCCGGGCACGCCACACCGGATCGAGAATACCGGCGATGTCGAACTGAAGATATTGTGTTGTTGCGCGCCGGCCTATGCCCACGAGGATACCGAGCTACTGGAATAA
- the uvrY gene encoding UvrY/SirA/GacA family response regulator transcription factor, translating to MIKVMVVDDHELVRTGITRILNDAPGIRVVGEAASGEEALDVVREKSPDVLLMDVSMPGIGGLEATRKLVQHDPRLKVIVVSVHAEEPFPSRMMKAGASGYLTKGCAVDEIVAAIKAVHAGERYIGADIAQTLALKMIPGGDLSPFDALSPREMQVMLMLTQGQRLQVISDKLCLSPKTVSTYRHRLYEKLKVGSDVDLARLAMNYGIIDAVADA from the coding sequence ATGATTAAAGTGATGGTCGTGGACGACCACGAGTTGGTTCGAACAGGGATTACCCGGATTTTGAACGATGCCCCCGGTATTCGCGTCGTGGGCGAGGCCGCCAGTGGTGAAGAGGCACTGGATGTGGTGCGCGAAAAATCGCCCGACGTCCTGCTGATGGACGTCAGCATGCCCGGCATCGGTGGCCTCGAGGCCACCCGCAAACTTGTGCAGCATGATCCCCGACTAAAGGTCATTGTGGTATCGGTGCATGCGGAGGAACCCTTTCCCAGCCGCATGATGAAGGCAGGCGCCAGCGGTTATCTCACCAAGGGCTGCGCCGTAGACGAGATCGTTGCGGCCATCAAGGCCGTGCATGCCGGTGAACGTTACATTGGCGCCGACATCGCCCAGACCCTGGCCCTGAAGATGATCCCGGGCGGCGACCTGTCCCCCTTTGATGCCCTCTCTCCGCGTGAAATGCAGGTGATGCTAATGCTGACCCAGGGCCAACGTTTACAGGTGATCTCTGACAAGCTGTGCCTGAGTCCCAAGACCGTCAGTACCTATCGTCACCGGCTGTATGAAAAACTGAAAGTGGGCAGCGACGTCGATCTGGCGCGACTGGCCATGAATTACGGCATTATTGATGCCGTAGCGGATGCATAA